In one window of Ignatzschineria indica DNA:
- a CDS encoding DUF1852 domain-containing protein, which translates to MSDAFTFNIRRINFDENYQPANETRLTTNFANLARGESRQENLRNTLNMINNRFNSLANWDNPHGNRYAVEIEIISVDIDVEGNGDQFPMIEVLETTIIDHQTGERIEGIVGNNFSSYVRDYDFSVLLLNHNRDRTEFSLPDQFGELHGKLFQYFLQSDLYQQNFSKAPVICLSVAGSRTYTRTENEHPILGVEYQQGERSLTDQYFAKMGLEVRYFMPKGSVAPLAFYFSGDLLNDYSNLELIGTISTMETFQKIYRPEIYNGNAPAGAIYQPSLTNQDFSSTQIVYDREERNRLAVEQGIFTEAHFIKPYQPVLDAWAEKIEFNAQ; encoded by the coding sequence ATGTCAGACGCATTTACCTTTAATATTAGACGAATTAACTTTGATGAGAATTATCAACCCGCCAATGAAACTCGTTTGACCACCAATTTTGCTAACTTAGCACGGGGTGAGAGTCGGCAAGAGAATTTACGTAATACTCTCAATATGATTAATAATCGCTTTAATAGTTTGGCAAATTGGGATAATCCTCACGGGAACCGCTATGCCGTTGAGATTGAGATTATCTCTGTAGATATCGATGTTGAGGGGAATGGGGATCAATTTCCGATGATTGAGGTCTTAGAAACGACCATTATCGATCATCAAACGGGAGAGAGAATCGAAGGAATTGTGGGCAATAACTTCTCCTCTTATGTTCGCGATTATGATTTTAGTGTTCTTCTCTTAAATCATAATCGTGATCGAACAGAGTTTTCTCTCCCTGATCAATTTGGTGAGTTACATGGCAAGCTCTTTCAATACTTTTTACAGTCTGATCTCTACCAACAAAATTTTAGTAAAGCCCCTGTGATCTGCCTGAGCGTTGCCGGTAGTAGAACTTATACTCGCACAGAGAATGAGCACCCTATTTTAGGTGTAGAGTATCAACAGGGAGAACGCTCCTTAACGGATCAATACTTTGCAAAGATGGGGTTAGAAGTTCGTTACTTTATGCCAAAGGGAAGTGTTGCACCATTGGCTTTCTACTTCTCTGGCGACTTACTTAATGATTATAGCAATCTGGAGCTTATTGGTACGATCAGTACGATGGAGACTTTCCAGAAGATCTATCGACCTGAGATCTATAATGGTAATGCCCCCGCAGGTGCAATTTATCAGCCAAGTTTAACTAATCAAGATTTTTCATCAACGCAGATTGTCTATGATCGCGAAGAGCGTAATCGTCTTGCTGTAGAGCAGGGCATCTTTACTGAAGCGCACTTTATTAAACCTTATCAACCAGTTTTGGATGCTTGGGCAGAAAAGATCGAGTTTAACGCTCAATAG
- a CDS encoding methionine synthase produces the protein MKKLLPTSTAGSLPKPSWIAEPEQLWSPWKLEGEALEQAKRDALLLSLIEQEAAGIDIVSDGEQTRQHFVTTFIEHLSGVDFEKRETVRIRDRYDASVPTVFDAVSREHPVFVEDAKFLRQHTQKPIKWALPGPMTMIDTLYDDYYKSREKLAWEFAKILNQEAKELEAAGVDIIQFDEPAFNVFFDEVNDWGIATLERAIEGLKCETAVHICYGYGIKANTDWKKTLGSEWRQYEESFPKLQQSKIDIISLECQNSHVPMDLIELIRGKKVMVGAIDVATNQIETAEEVAATLRKALQFVDADKLYPSTNCGMTPLSRTVANGKLRALSAGAEIVRRELS, from the coding sequence ATGAAAAAATTGCTACCTACTTCAACCGCCGGCAGTCTACCTAAGCCTTCTTGGATTGCAGAGCCTGAACAACTTTGGTCCCCTTGGAAATTAGAGGGAGAGGCATTAGAGCAAGCAAAAAGAGATGCACTTCTACTCTCCTTAATTGAGCAGGAAGCAGCGGGTATTGATATTGTCAGCGATGGCGAACAGACACGACAACACTTTGTTACCACCTTTATTGAGCATCTTAGCGGTGTTGATTTTGAGAAGCGGGAGACTGTTCGTATTCGTGATCGCTATGATGCGAGTGTCCCCACCGTTTTTGATGCTGTATCGAGAGAGCACCCCGTCTTTGTCGAGGATGCTAAGTTCTTACGTCAACATACTCAAAAGCCGATCAAGTGGGCATTGCCAGGACCGATGACCATGATCGATACCCTCTATGATGATTACTATAAAAGTCGTGAAAAGCTTGCATGGGAGTTTGCTAAAATCCTCAATCAAGAGGCAAAAGAGCTTGAAGCTGCGGGAGTCGATATTATCCAATTTGATGAGCCGGCATTTAATGTCTTCTTTGATGAGGTCAATGATTGGGGTATTGCTACATTAGAACGAGCGATTGAAGGATTGAAGTGTGAAACAGCGGTTCATATCTGTTACGGCTATGGTATTAAAGCGAATACTGATTGGAAGAAGACACTCGGTTCAGAGTGGCGCCAATATGAGGAATCTTTCCCTAAATTACAACAATCGAAGATCGACATTATCTCATTGGAGTGTCAAAATTCCCATGTGCCGATGGATCTGATTGAACTTATTCGTGGCAAAAAAGTGATGGTCGGTGCAATTGATGTTGCGACAAATCAGATTGAGACTGCTGAAGAGGTGGCGGCTACATTGAGAAAGGCATTACAGTTTGTGGATGCCGATAAGCTCTATCCAAGTACCAATTGTGGCATGACTCCGCTCTCACGTACGGTAGCAAATGGCAAGTTGCGGGCGCTTAGTGCCGGGGCAGAGATCGTTCGAAGAGAGCTCTCTTAG
- a CDS encoding efflux RND transporter periplasmic adaptor subunit, whose amino-acid sequence MRKRNHFQYIRNIAGSIGLALLVAACAEEHQAGPVMMTPQAVVQEVERKNITVEAELPGRTEASVIAEVRPQVGGIILSVNFTEGSFVNEGDQLYQIDPATYKASLLQAEATLERAKANQNAARLKADRLNALKKSKAVSQQDVDDANAALMQANAEVLGAEAQVTNAKINLDYTQMEAPISGQIGRTNFTQGALVSPGQVNEMAVIQVLNPMKVNITYSSAEYAAVRKKIMNGVYTPTKVENLETGEWEDGHLVRIYLEDGSLYDEVGYIKFSDLTVDPTTGSIFLQAQFENDGSLLPGMFVRTVVQQGIEEGALVVSQKAVTQGPGGVSTVVVIDQENIAHIRPVEISRSYEQDWVIANGLKEGERVVVKGLQSVQSAIQRSGGQPVKVEIIPDDNTIQ is encoded by the coding sequence ATGAGAAAGCGAAATCATTTTCAATATATTCGAAATATTGCGGGAAGTATCGGGCTTGCTCTATTAGTTGCGGCATGCGCAGAAGAGCATCAAGCCGGTCCAGTGATGATGACACCGCAAGCAGTCGTTCAAGAGGTTGAACGGAAAAATATTACCGTTGAGGCAGAATTGCCGGGAAGAACGGAAGCTTCAGTCATTGCAGAGGTTCGTCCTCAGGTGGGGGGCATTATTCTTTCTGTTAATTTTACGGAAGGAAGCTTTGTCAATGAGGGGGATCAACTCTATCAGATCGATCCTGCCACTTATAAAGCAAGCCTATTACAGGCAGAAGCAACGTTAGAGCGTGCTAAAGCGAATCAAAACGCGGCGCGTCTTAAAGCCGATCGCTTAAATGCATTGAAGAAGTCAAAAGCGGTGAGCCAACAAGATGTAGATGATGCCAACGCGGCATTGATGCAGGCTAATGCAGAAGTTTTAGGGGCTGAAGCACAAGTGACTAATGCGAAGATCAATCTCGATTATACCCAGATGGAAGCACCTATCTCGGGGCAAATTGGTCGAACAAACTTTACGCAAGGGGCGCTCGTTTCTCCAGGTCAGGTCAATGAGATGGCTGTTATTCAGGTACTCAATCCGATGAAGGTTAATATTACCTACTCTTCTGCTGAGTATGCTGCCGTACGTAAAAAGATTATGAATGGAGTCTATACCCCTACAAAGGTAGAAAATCTTGAAACCGGTGAGTGGGAAGATGGTCATTTGGTCCGTATCTATCTCGAAGATGGTTCACTCTATGATGAGGTCGGTTATATCAAGTTCTCCGATCTGACTGTTGACCCGACAACAGGATCGATCTTCCTTCAGGCCCAATTTGAGAATGATGGTAGTCTCCTCCCCGGAATGTTTGTTCGTACGGTTGTTCAGCAAGGGATCGAAGAGGGGGCGTTAGTGGTCTCGCAAAAGGCCGTTACTCAAGGTCCTGGTGGCGTGAGTACCGTAGTTGTGATCGATCAAGAAAATATCGCTCATATCCGTCCGGTCGAGATCTCTCGTTCTTATGAGCAAGATTGGGTAATTGCCAATGGCTTAAAAGAAGGAGAGCGAGTTGTTGTTAAAGGATTACAATCGGTGCAATCTGCGATTCAACGTAGCGGTGGGCAGCCGGTAAAGGTTGAGATAATTCCAGATGATAATACGATTCAGTAA
- a CDS encoding MarR family winged helix-turn-helix transcriptional regulator, with the protein MTENHPIEQKQLFVSMFQEIFTLLSKLHRISEDLLIAAESDITHSCWTILSIIHCEPEPLTVPQIAQLRSTSRQAVQRQICLLLENGYIEAVENPQNKRSPLYKVTAVGAAYYQDVRAKVYGQWLADVAKIVGVEQAEQFLASIRMLDEALNIVSAKKNQQN; encoded by the coding sequence ATGACTGAAAATCACCCAATTGAACAGAAACAACTCTTTGTTTCGATGTTCCAAGAGATATTTACCCTTTTATCAAAACTGCACCGGATCAGTGAAGATCTATTGATTGCGGCAGAGAGTGATATTACCCACTCTTGCTGGACCATCTTATCGATCATTCATTGTGAGCCGGAGCCTTTAACCGTGCCACAGATTGCACAACTTCGCTCTACCTCCCGTCAAGCGGTACAGCGACAGATCTGCCTACTACTAGAGAATGGTTATATTGAGGCGGTGGAGAATCCGCAGAACAAGCGCTCTCCACTCTATAAAGTGACCGCTGTGGGAGCCGCTTACTATCAAGATGTTAGAGCAAAGGTTTATGGGCAATGGCTTGCAGATGTGGCAAAGATTGTTGGGGTAGAGCAAGCGGAACAATTTTTAGCATCGATTCGGATGCTCGATGAAGCACTTAATATTGTGAGTGCGAAGAAAAATCAGCAGAATTAA